The Sediminispirochaeta smaragdinae DSM 11293 genome has a segment encoding these proteins:
- a CDS encoding ROK family transcriptional regulator produces MKRTKMINRSRIMREIWINRETSRVEIARSLGLDKSTISHAVNELIEKGVIIESSEGSSGPQGGRKPVHIKLNREYGAVLGVEFRPDSYTAVAVDLEGDIIYSRFERTAIAGEEFTSVVIEILHMLIDELERKEVNLLGIGVGLSGVVNAQNGTIRYSEPFGIDSTFDFFTNIASRFDIPLFIDNDANACVWGELAFHRRKDLKDFIFLLLEFRETGTNEDRDCTKTGKIGVGIGIVINGNVHYGHQYAAGEFRSLFRTEDSVGQFSLTSDEHRRIFDDDAVMNKFLHELGAHAGLLVNVFNMSHIILGGAFDELGPRVKDIFEQEIKKSWPYPYTPDIKKSIWYSSFADRAVAYGAAGMVLNTLFSDLEVMEGTSLMRNLREGLVVF; encoded by the coding sequence ATGAAGCGAACAAAAATGATCAACCGATCACGGATTATGCGCGAGATCTGGATCAATCGCGAGACCAGTCGTGTGGAAATTGCCCGTTCCCTTGGTCTTGATAAGTCCACCATCTCTCACGCGGTAAACGAACTCATTGAAAAAGGTGTGATCATAGAGTCCTCGGAGGGATCTTCAGGGCCTCAAGGCGGTAGAAAACCTGTACATATAAAATTGAATAGAGAGTATGGAGCAGTTTTGGGGGTTGAATTCCGCCCCGATTCTTATACGGCCGTAGCAGTGGATCTTGAAGGTGATATTATTTATTCACGATTTGAACGGACTGCAATAGCTGGCGAGGAATTTACGTCTGTAGTGATCGAAATTCTTCATATGCTCATTGATGAGCTGGAGCGAAAAGAGGTCAACCTTCTGGGCATCGGTGTGGGGCTCTCTGGTGTTGTGAATGCCCAAAACGGGACCATTCGTTATTCCGAACCCTTTGGGATCGACAGCACGTTTGATTTCTTCACCAATATTGCCTCTCGCTTTGATATTCCTTTATTTATTGATAACGATGCGAACGCTTGTGTCTGGGGTGAGCTTGCCTTTCATCGAAGGAAAGATCTGAAAGATTTCATCTTTCTTTTATTGGAGTTTCGGGAGACTGGAACCAACGAAGACCGGGATTGTACGAAAACCGGAAAAATAGGTGTAGGTATAGGCATTGTCATCAATGGCAATGTTCACTATGGACACCAGTACGCCGCAGGTGAGTTCCGCAGCCTTTTTCGTACTGAGGATTCTGTCGGTCAATTCTCATTAACCAGTGACGAGCATCGTCGTATTTTTGATGATGATGCGGTTATGAATAAGTTCTTGCATGAACTTGGCGCACATGCCGGCTTGCTTGTGAATGTCTTTAATATGAGTCACATCATTCTCGGGGGTGCTTTTGACGAATTGGGGCCTCGGGTCAAGGATATTTTTGAGCAGGAGATCAAGAAATCCTGGCCCTATCCGTACACCCCCGACATCAAAAAATCGATCTGGTACTCATCCTTTGCCGATAGGGCAGTGGCCTACGGTGCTGCGGGGATGGTTCTCAATACTCTGTTCAGTGATCTGGAGGTAATGGAAGGAACCAGTTTGATGCGAAACCTTAGGGAGGGTTTGGTCGTATTTTAG
- a CDS encoding beta-mannosidase, translated as MKQRIIVEHWTWRSDTDDTLVDATVPGDNITALFEAGRIPDPFYGQNETQLQWIGEKPWRLEGAFQLEQALLDASQLFLDIERIDTFARVLVNEVEVGCCDNMFKRYRFDLSAAACEGNNRITFLFDAPIKRAAELTEKLPYPVPHMIYPVQAMGRNLIRKAQCHAGWDWGPCLMVSGIYAPVTVNVSTFERIETVHTNMLRKKGAWELEVVTELYAPSEGTVTLDISCAGASLREKLLLQGGSSTVRRTISVKNPELWWPAGYGKQARYSLKVTTDNDEVEKLIGFRSVEVITDPDERGIPMRFRVNGVDIFCKGASWIPVDSLPGRYDDERTAELLDSAAAANMNMIRVWGGGEYESDYFYQLCDQKGIMVWQDFMFACALYPSQPEFLENVRSEVEYQIKRLKDHPSLVLWCGNNEDVGALAWFDVSKANRDRYIIDYDRLNEGVIGDAVKRIDPQRTWWPSSPSAGEGDYSDCWHDDSKGDMHYWSVWHEGKPFEAYREVIPRFCSEFGFQSFPSLSLIESFCDGDQLNLTSPVLEHRQRNDRGNSIIISTIARYFRFPEGFERIVYLSQVQQVMAISSAVEYWRGMRPICMGALYWQLNDTWPAISWSSIEYGGRWKPLHYAAKRFFAPTALISYREEDGKITIKGINDTEQALSGSLEISFVDFAGNLIETIRVESCIEAQSATTLEAMVRNHEQWIKGESFLKARFQTYRETEANKGDPLETILLPLAPKRCALKKPNIEVRLAQENGENQSIILSSDLPAFYVVLELPGWKGRFSDNCFHLMAGEEKRITLSKKRLPKDFTPCDLRITTLGDDYEGC; from the coding sequence ATGAAACAACGCATAATAGTCGAGCATTGGACCTGGAGAAGTGATACCGACGACACCTTGGTAGATGCCACTGTTCCAGGTGATAATATAACGGCACTCTTTGAAGCGGGAAGAATTCCCGATCCCTTTTACGGACAAAATGAGACACAGCTTCAATGGATAGGTGAAAAGCCGTGGCGCCTGGAGGGGGCATTTCAACTGGAACAGGCCCTTCTCGATGCATCACAGCTTTTTCTGGATATCGAACGGATAGATACCTTTGCTCGAGTCCTTGTCAATGAAGTCGAGGTCGGTTGTTGCGATAATATGTTCAAACGATATCGTTTCGACCTCTCGGCAGCGGCTTGTGAGGGAAACAACCGAATTACCTTCCTCTTCGACGCCCCGATAAAACGTGCTGCCGAGTTGACCGAAAAGCTCCCCTATCCCGTTCCCCACATGATATACCCTGTCCAGGCCATGGGCAGGAACCTCATTCGCAAGGCCCAGTGTCATGCAGGATGGGATTGGGGCCCTTGCCTCATGGTCAGCGGGATCTATGCCCCCGTTACCGTCAACGTCAGCACCTTCGAAAGGATCGAGACCGTACATACGAATATGCTCCGAAAAAAAGGGGCGTGGGAGCTTGAAGTTGTGACGGAACTCTATGCGCCATCGGAGGGTACCGTGACGCTGGATATCAGCTGTGCAGGTGCCAGCCTGCGGGAAAAGCTCCTGCTTCAAGGGGGAAGTTCAACCGTCAGAAGAACAATAAGCGTTAAAAACCCCGAGTTGTGGTGGCCTGCCGGTTATGGGAAACAAGCACGCTATTCCTTGAAAGTAACCACGGACAACGATGAGGTGGAAAAGCTCATAGGCTTTAGAAGCGTGGAGGTGATTACCGATCCGGACGAACGAGGCATTCCCATGCGCTTTCGGGTAAACGGAGTAGATATCTTTTGCAAGGGAGCCAGCTGGATTCCCGTCGATTCCCTCCCCGGACGTTACGACGACGAGAGGACAGCGGAACTTCTCGATTCGGCAGCGGCGGCAAACATGAATATGATCAGGGTTTGGGGTGGCGGCGAATATGAAAGCGATTATTTCTACCAGCTCTGCGATCAAAAAGGAATCATGGTCTGGCAGGACTTCATGTTCGCCTGTGCCCTCTACCCTTCTCAACCTGAGTTTCTGGAAAATGTAAGGAGCGAGGTTGAATACCAGATCAAGCGTCTGAAGGACCATCCCTCTCTTGTACTTTGGTGCGGGAACAATGAGGATGTGGGCGCCCTGGCCTGGTTCGATGTTTCAAAGGCAAACCGTGATCGATACATCATCGACTACGACAGACTTAACGAAGGGGTTATAGGAGACGCAGTCAAAAGAATCGACCCCCAGCGCACATGGTGGCCCTCCTCTCCATCGGCCGGAGAGGGAGATTATTCCGATTGCTGGCATGACGACAGCAAGGGCGACATGCACTATTGGAGCGTTTGGCATGAAGGTAAACCGTTCGAGGCATACCGAGAGGTGATCCCCCGTTTCTGCTCCGAGTTCGGTTTCCAGTCGTTTCCTTCCCTCTCTCTGATCGAGAGCTTTTGTGATGGCGATCAGTTAAATCTCACCTCGCCGGTTCTTGAACACCGGCAACGGAACGATCGGGGAAACAGCATCATCATATCAACCATTGCCCGGTACTTCAGGTTTCCCGAGGGGTTCGAACGTATTGTCTACCTCAGCCAGGTCCAGCAGGTCATGGCCATATCAAGTGCTGTGGAGTATTGGCGAGGCATGCGTCCGATCTGCATGGGTGCCCTCTACTGGCAGCTTAACGACACCTGGCCGGCCATATCATGGTCATCCATCGAATACGGGGGAAGGTGGAAACCGCTCCATTATGCGGCAAAACGCTTTTTTGCGCCGACGGCCCTCATCAGCTACCGGGAAGAGGATGGGAAGATCACCATAAAGGGAATCAACGACACCGAACAAGCACTTTCAGGAAGCCTCGAAATTTCGTTTGTCGATTTTGCCGGGAATCTTATCGAAACCATTCGAGTCGAATCCTGTATCGAAGCCCAATCCGCGACTACCCTTGAAGCAATGGTCAGGAACCATGAGCAATGGATAAAAGGGGAGAGTTTTCTGAAAGCAAGATTCCAGACATACAGGGAAACAGAAGCGAACAAAGGGGACCCGCTTGAAACCATCCTCCTCCCCCTTGCCCCCAAACGTTGTGCCCTGAAGAAACCCAATATCGAGGTACGTCTTGCACAGGAGAACGGGGAAAATCAGAGCATCATACTATCAAGCGATCTGCCTGCGTTTTACGTCGTCCTGGAACTTCCGGGCTGGAAGGGAAGGTTTTCCGATAACTGCTTTCATCTGATGGCAGGGGAAGAAAAACGAATCACCCTCTCGAAAAAGCGGCTTCCAAAGGATTTTACCCCCTGTGATCTTCGGATTACAACGCTTGGTGATGATTATGAAGGGTGCTAA
- a CDS encoding ABC transporter substrate-binding protein → MKRVCLVVMVSLLCVPFLIAGGNQEAERAAEGQIVIKTMAYGNNSNPEGVNWVRIVKAFEEQNPDIKIDYELLYDEAYHQKVVARLASGDIPDLAYMGADARWGAPWKEAGQQFDHRDYIDSDFYDLNLIPPMGPKGEVFEIPLGTSNITTVLYMNEKLVTSLGFSAPQTYEDIVAMVPAAKAAGLDVISIDGADGWAWNSCLMSMVAARLSGNPRWVSEAVQGKHRFDDPVFVDSLAFITKMIDDGVLSSKSVLIDYGANVSKFSNEQALFMIQGQWVAGEIPPEVADHTKLLAWPKLPGEKPETAGSVAAAIQVGYGLTKQGGSDPAVREAALKFLRYFYSVEESTQRLRDGLIVAPILKNYQVPEDLPSIMKSKVALAQTAMNTDVIDAYVSGNALEALNSGMQQIASGSATAEEIAAKVESLIQR, encoded by the coding sequence ATGAAAAGAGTATGTCTGGTTGTAATGGTTTCCCTCCTGTGTGTCCCGTTTTTGATTGCGGGCGGGAATCAGGAGGCAGAGAGAGCCGCCGAAGGGCAGATTGTGATTAAGACGATGGCTTACGGTAATAACTCAAACCCTGAAGGGGTTAACTGGGTTCGTATCGTGAAGGCCTTTGAGGAGCAGAATCCCGACATCAAGATCGACTATGAACTGCTGTACGATGAGGCGTACCATCAGAAGGTTGTTGCCCGGCTTGCCTCCGGTGATATTCCCGATCTTGCCTACATGGGTGCGGATGCCCGTTGGGGAGCCCCCTGGAAAGAGGCCGGTCAACAATTCGACCACCGCGATTACATTGACAGCGATTTCTATGATCTCAATTTGATTCCTCCCATGGGACCAAAAGGTGAAGTCTTCGAGATTCCCCTCGGAACCAGCAACATTACCACGGTTCTCTATATGAACGAAAAGTTGGTTACATCCCTTGGCTTTTCCGCTCCCCAAACCTACGAAGATATCGTTGCTATGGTTCCTGCGGCAAAGGCGGCCGGTTTGGATGTGATTAGCATCGATGGTGCCGACGGCTGGGCCTGGAATTCATGCCTGATGTCCATGGTTGCCGCCCGACTTTCGGGAAATCCGCGTTGGGTCTCCGAAGCTGTTCAGGGAAAACATCGGTTTGACGATCCGGTATTTGTCGATTCCCTTGCCTTTATCACCAAGATGATTGATGACGGAGTCCTTTCTTCCAAATCGGTACTGATAGACTATGGTGCCAATGTATCTAAGTTTAGTAATGAACAGGCCCTTTTCATGATCCAGGGGCAGTGGGTCGCAGGGGAAATCCCGCCCGAGGTTGCCGATCATACAAAGCTGCTTGCCTGGCCCAAGCTCCCCGGAGAAAAACCCGAAACCGCCGGTTCTGTTGCGGCGGCAATTCAGGTTGGTTATGGGCTGACAAAACAAGGCGGAAGTGACCCTGCCGTTCGTGAGGCTGCCCTCAAATTCCTGCGCTACTTCTACAGCGTCGAAGAGTCGACCCAGCGTCTGCGTGACGGTTTAATTGTCGCTCCAATTCTGAAGAACTATCAGGTTCCCGAAGATCTTCCTTCAATCATGAAAAGCAAGGTTGCCCTTGCTCAGACCGCAATGAATACCGATGTCATCGATGCCTACGTAAGCGGTAATGCGCTTGAGGCCCTGAATTCCGGTATGCAGCAGATTGCAAGCGGGTCGGCCACGGCTGAAGAGATAGCAGCAAAGGTCGAATCACTTATCCAGCGCTAA
- a CDS encoding carbohydrate ABC transporter permease, whose translation MKKSERHMLPAFFAMAAPAMLIYLFIIAYPIIYSVWLSFTDFNPNRGGTWNFVGLLQYKTMFSDPNFWHALKNNLIVVAVSVFGQIPIGFILAYLLYRKMVRGVNFFQTIVFLPNFLSTIVIGTMWKRLFQADGPVSVLIQKMTGDPTAQFEMMLHPNTVMIPIGFALIWIYTGLYMIIFLANLQKINTSLIEVAKIDGATEGQIFRKVIVPLLSGTILVSTVLAIAGSLRGFDLIFSITTQGLQRNNAMVLPIFMYQTAFQNYANEMRFAYGAAISNAIVLISLVLIAFSRMISRKTDY comes from the coding sequence GTGAAAAAAAGCGAACGACACATGCTGCCGGCCTTTTTTGCAATGGCCGCTCCGGCGATGTTGATCTATCTTTTCATCATTGCCTATCCGATTATCTATTCGGTCTGGCTTAGTTTTACCGATTTCAACCCAAACCGGGGAGGGACGTGGAATTTTGTCGGACTGCTTCAATATAAGACGATGTTTTCCGACCCGAATTTCTGGCATGCACTGAAAAACAACCTGATTGTCGTGGCTGTTTCCGTCTTCGGCCAGATTCCCATCGGATTCATTCTGGCATACCTTCTCTACAGGAAGATGGTCCGGGGCGTAAATTTTTTCCAGACCATCGTGTTCCTTCCCAATTTCCTATCGACCATCGTCATCGGTACCATGTGGAAACGACTTTTCCAAGCCGACGGTCCTGTTTCGGTTCTTATTCAGAAGATGACAGGGGACCCTACGGCTCAGTTCGAGATGATGCTGCATCCGAATACGGTCATGATTCCCATCGGCTTTGCACTGATCTGGATATATACCGGTTTGTATATGATCATCTTTCTCGCCAATCTTCAGAAGATCAATACAAGTCTGATCGAAGTAGCGAAAATAGATGGTGCGACAGAGGGCCAGATATTCCGGAAGGTGATCGTTCCTCTGCTTTCGGGTACCATTTTGGTCTCGACCGTACTGGCGATTGCCGGTTCCCTCCGCGGCTTTGATCTGATTTTTTCCATCACCACCCAAGGCTTACAGAGAAACAATGCCATGGTTCTTCCCATTTTTATGTATCAGACGGCCTTTCAAAATTATGCCAATGAAATGCGATTTGCCTATGGAGCGGCAATATCGAATGCCATCGTCCTGATCAGCCTGGTACTTATTGCCTTTAGTCGCATGATCAGTCGGAAAACCGATTATTAG
- a CDS encoding carbohydrate ABC transporter permease — protein sequence MNDTLTRSRQGERVKGFVGNLIAYIILGSWALITILPLFWMTYSSFKSNEELTRSIYAFPKELFDNKYDEYVVIKPQLNVVPDYDVEKDKRPRLIIESKTIAPGRRLMVHFLLKEELPEKIARLQPGDTLNLSQLPLSLRTKLGWRTIWFNYISAVERGGLGRKFINSIIYAGVSTFLINLFGLMMAFALSKYPFRRLAMVMGGLIGLGYLISINSVIIPLFLMLTSVNLTDTHLGIILVYTAFGLPLAVMLDTQFIHDLPTSLIESARIDGATTFRLFRSIIVPMSTPVIVTVSIISALGIWNEFLLVLVLASSELTKSLPVGVYSFSSLTSTQLGWQMAALVIATLPAMIVYFIFQRRLAEGVVGGAIKG from the coding sequence ATGAACGATACGCTTACACGATCGCGCCAAGGAGAACGGGTAAAAGGCTTTGTCGGAAACCTCATCGCCTATATTATTCTTGGTTCCTGGGCATTGATTACCATCCTGCCGCTTTTTTGGATGACCTACTCTTCCTTCAAATCGAATGAAGAGCTTACGAGGAGTATCTACGCTTTTCCAAAGGAGCTGTTCGATAATAAGTACGATGAATATGTTGTTATAAAGCCGCAACTGAATGTGGTTCCCGATTATGATGTGGAAAAGGACAAACGTCCGAGGCTCATTATCGAGTCGAAAACCATCGCGCCGGGGCGTCGGCTGATGGTTCATTTCCTGTTAAAGGAGGAACTTCCTGAAAAGATCGCGAGGCTTCAACCCGGCGACACGTTGAACCTTTCCCAGCTTCCGCTTTCCCTACGAACGAAACTTGGCTGGCGCACCATCTGGTTCAACTATATTTCGGCAGTCGAACGGGGTGGTTTGGGGCGAAAATTCATCAACAGCATTATCTATGCGGGTGTTTCCACCTTTTTGATCAACCTTTTCGGCCTGATGATGGCTTTTGCCTTGAGCAAGTATCCCTTTAGGCGTCTTGCTATGGTTATGGGAGGATTGATCGGGCTGGGCTATCTCATTAGTATTAATTCCGTCATCATTCCGCTTTTTTTGATGCTTACCTCGGTCAATCTGACCGATACCCATTTGGGTATCATCCTCGTGTATACCGCTTTCGGCCTTCCTCTTGCGGTCATGTTGGATACCCAGTTTATTCATGATTTGCCTACGAGTCTGATCGAATCTGCAAGAATCGACGGAGCAACCACGTTTAGATTGTTTCGCTCCATCATCGTTCCGATGTCGACTCCGGTCATCGTAACGGTGAGTATCATCAGTGCCCTGGGCATTTGGAATGAATTCCTGCTTGTACTGGTTCTTGCCAGTTCGGAGTTAACCAAATCGTTACCGGTAGGGGTCTACTCGTTTTCGAGCCTCACCAGTACGCAGCTTGGGTGGCAGATGGCGGCACTTGTCATTGCAACACTCCCGGCTATGATTGTCTATTTCATCTTCCAGCGTCGGCTTGCAGAAGGCGTGGTCGGAGGAGCCATAAAAGGATAG
- a CDS encoding glycoside hydrolase family 9 protein, translating into MQILTNHIGYHTASAKRMILQCSEALAPNFPAPSAQLIDQDSGSVLRTLPVTSSGSVPGWKDRYFYLFDFSDFTRKGVFRFEVAAGNAQIHGLPFTIGDELLQDSCISDILFYFKGQRSSGRWDLADRSASFFGERSDRVDVHGGWYDAAGDYSKYLSHLSYANYLNPQQIPLVVWSLYSLGEILASRSRYRGTLLVERALEEGAWGADFLVRMLDSGGYFYMTLFDQWNKKSDARMICAFKTKQGERLEEYQAGFRQGGGMAIAALARAARFPRQEIPSDGFDCDAYRQAAEKGYEHLLRHNCDYLDNGRENIIDYYCALLASVELFTTTKDATYLEGARSWACKLSSLFSDEKKCWFAEAGNSRPFFHASDSGMPILSLLRYAEIEVNASLKAETLALVEQACRAELSLASEVHNPFGLARQKVKAVGGKERSSFFVPHENESGYWWQGENARLASLACAMRQAAAALAACGSSEGLLEQMQAFATAQLDWILGFNPFDTCMLAGRGRNNPRYESFYPNAPGGICNGITAGFFDESDIDFLPKAAIERGDHRWRWSEQWIPHGAWFLMALAAEMVDGGDQ; encoded by the coding sequence ATGCAAATTCTTACTAATCACATTGGATATCACACCGCTTCGGCTAAACGCATGATTCTTCAATGCTCCGAAGCACTTGCGCCGAATTTTCCCGCACCATCGGCTCAATTGATCGATCAAGATAGCGGTAGTGTGCTGCGTACCCTGCCGGTTACATCTTCCGGTTCCGTTCCCGGCTGGAAGGATCGCTACTTCTACCTCTTTGATTTTTCCGATTTTACCAGGAAGGGAGTTTTTCGCTTTGAGGTTGCGGCGGGGAATGCACAGATTCACGGTCTGCCTTTTACCATCGGCGATGAATTGCTGCAGGATAGCTGTATTTCGGACATCCTTTTTTATTTCAAGGGACAGCGTTCTTCCGGTCGATGGGACCTCGCGGACCGTTCGGCTTCTTTCTTCGGAGAACGGTCCGATCGGGTCGATGTTCACGGGGGATGGTACGATGCAGCCGGAGATTACAGTAAATATCTGTCTCATCTTTCCTATGCAAACTATCTCAATCCCCAACAGATTCCCTTGGTGGTGTGGTCGTTATATTCCCTTGGTGAGATCCTTGCCTCCCGATCCCGGTATCGGGGAACATTGCTGGTTGAACGGGCCCTTGAGGAGGGGGCCTGGGGTGCCGACTTCCTGGTACGCATGCTGGATTCGGGAGGCTATTTTTATATGACCCTTTTTGATCAATGGAATAAAAAAAGTGATGCGAGGATGATCTGTGCTTTTAAAACAAAGCAGGGAGAGCGGCTCGAGGAATACCAGGCTGGTTTTCGGCAGGGGGGAGGGATGGCTATTGCCGCTCTTGCACGGGCCGCTCGTTTTCCCCGACAGGAAATTCCTTCCGACGGCTTTGACTGTGATGCATATCGACAGGCGGCAGAAAAGGGCTACGAGCATCTTCTGCGTCACAACTGTGACTATCTGGACAATGGGCGCGAGAATATCATCGATTACTATTGCGCCCTTCTGGCAAGCGTGGAGCTTTTTACTACAACGAAGGATGCCACGTATCTTGAAGGGGCTCGCAGTTGGGCCTGTAAGCTTTCTTCCCTCTTTTCCGATGAAAAAAAGTGCTGGTTTGCGGAAGCAGGCAATAGTCGTCCCTTTTTCCATGCTTCGGATTCCGGTATGCCCATTCTCTCTCTCCTCCGTTATGCAGAGATCGAAGTGAATGCGTCCCTGAAGGCTGAGACGCTTGCTCTCGTGGAGCAGGCCTGCCGGGCGGAGCTTAGCCTCGCCTCGGAGGTTCATAATCCTTTTGGCCTTGCCCGGCAGAAGGTTAAAGCCGTCGGTGGGAAAGAGCGTTCTTCCTTCTTTGTTCCCCATGAAAACGAGTCAGGTTATTGGTGGCAGGGGGAAAACGCCCGCCTTGCCTCTCTTGCCTGTGCGATGCGACAGGCTGCGGCTGCCCTTGCTGCCTGCGGGAGCAGTGAAGGGCTCCTGGAACAGATGCAAGCCTTTGCCACGGCCCAACTCGACTGGATCCTCGGCTTCAATCCCTTCGACACTTGTATGCTTGCCGGCCGGGGACGCAATAATCCCCGTTACGAATCCTTCTACCCCAATGCTCCCGGCGGGATCTGCAACGGTATTACCGCCGGGTTTTTTGACGAATCCGATATCGATTTTCTTCCCAAGGCGGCGATAGAGCGGGGTGACCATCGTTGGCGCTGGAGTGAGCAGTGGATTCCCCATGGCGCATGGTTTCTCATGGCACTTGCAGCCGAGATGGTCGACGGTGGAGATCAATGA